One Silene latifolia isolate original U9 population unplaced genomic scaffold, ASM4854445v1 scaffold_264, whole genome shotgun sequence DNA segment encodes these proteins:
- the LOC141639047 gene encoding uncharacterized protein LOC141639047: MYKVVHKLKGLKYDLKKLNKDQFWDIENLTHVAELSLRQFQNMLVQDPLNEDLCISEKECAKDIEELIKARDQFLRQKAKCEWMKHRDNNADFFHAKIKRRRAKNKVFQVKDMDNNLSSKPEDVKQAFEEYYKVLLGTSKKEIKDAMFAILGTKAPGPDGYDSQFFIDNWSIFGSDVIDAVKRVFQSEQLLK, encoded by the exons ATGTACAAAGTGGTTCATAAATTGAAAGGATTGAAATATGATTTGAAGAAATTGAACAAGGACCAATTTTGGGACATTGAGAATCTTACACATGTTGCTGAGCTTTCCTTGAGACAATTCCAAAATATGTTGGTACAGGATCCTCTCAATGAGGATCTGTGTATCTCTGAAAAAGAGTGTGCTAAAGATATTGAGGAGTTGATAAAAGCAAGAGATCAGTTCCTGAGACAAAAAGCTAAATGTGAGTGGATGAAACATAGAGATAATAATGCTGATTTTTTCCATGCCAAAATCAAAAGAAGGAGAGCTAAAAATAAAGTTTTTCAGGTGAAGGACATGGATAATAACCTAAGTTCTAAGCCTGAGGATGttaagcaagcctttgaggaatACTATAAAGTACTGTTAGGCACATCAAAGAAG GAAATAAAGGATGCAATGTTTGCTATACTAGGGACAAAggctcctggacctgatgggtatgATAGTCAATTTTTTATTGATAACTGGAGTATTTTTGGGTCTGATGTTATTGATGCTGTTAAAAGGGTGTTCCAATCTGAGCAATTGCTGAAGTAG